The following are from one region of the Ornithorhynchus anatinus isolate Pmale09 chromosome 20, mOrnAna1.pri.v4, whole genome shotgun sequence genome:
- the LIG4 gene encoding DNA ligase 4 → MTSPQPTVASHVPFADLCSTLERIQRSKTRPEKVKHFKEFLDSWRRFHDALYKKAAGVADSFYPAMRLILPQLERERVAYGIKETMLAKLYIELLHLPKDGKDAQKLLNYRAPTGPRGDAGDFATVAYFVLKQRCPRQGCLTVQQVNDVLDSVASNNSAKRKDLVKKSLLQLITQSSALEQKWLIRMIIKDLKLGFSQQTVFSLFHRDATELYNVTTDLEKVCRQLHEPSVGLSDISIALFSPFKPMLAAIADIQQIEKAMNQRSFYIETKLDGERMQMHKDGDVYKFFSRNGYDYTEQFGASPREGSLTPFIHGAFRPDLHNCILDGEMMAYSPATRTFTQKGSRFDIKRMEEDSDLQTCFCVFDVLMVDGKKLGHETLRGRHEILTGVFTPVAGRIEVVPKAPAVTKREVIDALNEAIDKREEGIMVKDPSSIYKPDKRGEGWLKIKPEYVNGIMDELDLLIVGGYWGKGFRGGMMSHFLCAVAETPPPGEKPSVFRTLCRVGSGYTMKELYDLGMKLAQHWQPYRKRAPPDCLSCGTEKPEVYIEPCHSVIVQVKAAEIVGSDMYSTDCTLRFPRIEKIREDKAWHECTTVEELERLRGRASGKLASRHFPAEDGEPQGKKRRAAPRAKRPLGVVEHRKAPDLAGVRRISDVFEEVEFCVMSGTGSHPKADLENRIAELGGYVVQNPGPDTYCVIAGTENVRVRNVISSNGHDVVRPQWLLECFEAKRCLPWQPRFMVHMAPATERHFAREYDRYGDSYFADTSPDQLKELFSGMKDVPERGLREMAPVIADLEDRYAWDSHPLCLFRRHTVYVDLYAAVGQPGTEVRGTGLATVALELRFHGAIVVARLREGVSHVIVGEDQSRVRELKAFRRTLQKKYKILQDLWVTHSIERGALQQESRYLI, encoded by the coding sequence ATGACTTCTCCACAACCAACGGTGGCATCCCACGTGCCCTTTGCCGATCTGTGTTCCACGCTAGAAAGGATCCAGAGAAGCAAAACCCGCCCAGAGAAGGTCAAGCACTTTAAGGAGTTTTTAGACTCGTGGAGGAGATTCCACGACGCCCTTTATAAGAAGGCGGCGGGAGTGGCGGATTCTTTTTATCCAGCTATGAGACTGATCCTGCCGCAGCTCGAGCGAGAGAGAGTGGCCTACGGCATTAAAGAAACTATGCTGGCCAAACTTTATATCGAGCTGCTCCACCTACCCAAAGACGGAAAAGACGCGCAGAAGCTCTTAAACTACCGAGCGCCCACCGGGCCTCGGGGGGATGCCGGCGACTTTGCCACCGTCGCCTATTTCGTGCTGAAGCAGAGGTGCCCCAGACAGGGCTGCCTGACCGTCCAGCAGGTAAACGACGTGCTGGACTCCGTCGCCAGCAACAACTCCGCCAAAAGGAAGGACCTGGTCAAGAAGAGCCTCCTTCAACTGATAACCCAGAGTTCCGCTCTCGAGCAGAAGTGGCTGATCCGGATGATCATCAAGGACTTGAAACTGGGCTTCAGCCAGCAGACCGTATTCTCCCTCTTCCACCGAGATGCCACCGAACTGTACAACGTCACCACCGACCTGGAAAAAGTGTGCAGGCAGCTGCACGAGCCCTCCGTGGGGCTCAGCGACATCTCCATTGCCTTGTTCTCGCCCTTCAAGCCGATGCTGGCGGCCATTGCGGACATCCAGCAGATCGAGAAGGCCATGAACCAGAGGAGCTTCTACATAGAGACCAAGCTAGACGGGGAACGCATGCAGATGCACAAAGACGGGGACGTCTACAAGTTTTTCTCCCGCAACGGCTACGATTACACGGAGCAGTTCGGCGCCTCTCCCCGCGAGGGCTCCTTAACACCCTTCATCCACGGGGCCTTCCGGCCCGACCTCCACAACTGCATCCTGGACGGCGAGATGATGGCCTACAGTCCGGCCACCCGCACTTTCACGCAGAAGGGAAGCAGGTTCGACATCAAGAGGATGGAAGAAGATTCCGACCTGCAGACGTGTTTCTGCGTCTTCGACGTCCTGATGGTGGACGGCAAGAAGCTGGGCCACGAGACCCTGCGCGGACGGCACGAGATTCTCACCGGCGTCTTCACCCCGGTGGCGGGGCGGATCGAAGTGGTGCCGAAAGCGCCGGCCGTCACCAAGAGGGAAGTGATCGACGCGCTGAACGAAGCCATCGACAAGCGGGAAGAGGGGATCATGGTGAAGGATCCCTCGTCCATTTACAAGCCGGACAAACGCGGGGAAGGGTGGCTGAAGATCAAGCCGGAGTACGTGAATGGGATCATGGACGAGCTGGACCTTCTGATCGTCGGCGGGTACTGGGGGAAAGGCTTCCGGGGCGGGATGATGTCTCACTTCCTTTGTGCGGTGGCGGAGACGCCCCCGCCGGGCGAGAAGCCCTCCGTGTTTCGCACCCTGTGCCGGGTCGGCTCCGGCTACACCATGAAAGAACTGTACGACCTGGGCATGAAGCTGGCCCAACACTGGCAGCCCTATCGGAAGAGAGCTCCCCCCGACTGCCTCTCCTGCGGGACGGAGAAGCCCGAGGTCTACATCGAGCCCTGCCACTCGGTCATCGTCCAGGTGAAGGCCGCGGAGATCGTCGGCAGCGACATGTACAGCACGGACTGCACGCTGCGCTTCCCTCGGATCGAGAAGATCCGGGAGGACAAAGCGTGGCATGAGTGCACGACCGTGGAAGAGCTGGAACGGCTCCGCGGCAGGGCCTCCGGGAAGCTGGCCTCCAGGCACTTCCCCGCCGAGGACGGGGAGCCGCAGGGGAAGAAGCGGAGGGCTGCCCCGAGGGCCAAGAGGCCGCTCGGGGTCGTCGAGCACCGGAAGGCCCCGGACCTGGCCGGCGTCCGCCGGATCTCGGACGTCTTCGAGGAGGTGGAGTTCTGCGTCATGAGCGGGACGGGCAGCCACCCGAAGGCCGACCTGGAGAACCGGATAGCGGAGCTGGGCGGGTACGTGGTGCAGAACCCGGGGCCGGACACCTACTGCGTCATCGCCGGCACCGAGAACGTCAGGGTGAGGAACGTCATCTCCTCCAACGGGCACGACGTGGTCAGGCCCCAGTGGCTCCTGGAGTGCTTCGAGGCCAAGCGGTGTCTGCCTTGGCAGCCGCGCTTCATGGTCCACATGGCTCCGGCTACGGAGCGGCACTTTGCCCGCGAGTACGACCGCTACGGGGACAGCTATTTCGCCGACACCAGCCCGGACCAGCTGAAGGAACTCTTTTCGGGAATGAAAGACGTCCCGGAGCGGGGGCTCCGGGAAATGGCCCCCGTGATCGCCGACTTGGAAGACCGCTACGCGTGGGACAGCCACCCCCTCTGCCTGTTCCGACGCCACACGGTCTACGTGGACCTTTACGCTGCCGTCGGCCAGCCCGGCACCGAGGTCCGGGGGACGGGGCTGGCCACCGTGGCCTTGGAACTGCGGTTCCACGGCGCGATCGTCGTTGCCCGTCTGCGAGAAGGGGTCTCCCACGTGATCGTCGGGGAAGACCAGAGCCGAGTCAGGGAACTTAAGGCCTTCCGGAGGACCCTCCAGAAAAAATACAAAATCCTCCAGGACCTGTGGGTGACACACTCCATAGAGAGGGGCGCGTTACAGCAGGAATCCCGGTACTTGATTTAA
- the LACC1 gene encoding purine nucleoside phosphorylase LACC1 — translation MAEAVLIDLFGLRRGSQIICLQRVLRAPGLTGSLGDSEAPFLCVMCGPDPGGENGDEQNRLLETVGGLQPLQRRFEIVSGPCEAAVLYAIKQRLDAEDVSRVKIITPVPRRAIMEAFVDQLFTDVYRFEFEELQVNTEGKPLPRPMGKKPLSAQELEDVRSDIETYLGTLPGLKGELTILKSYLIPEDTFIHGFTTRAGGISYIPTLSSFNLFSSSKRRDPKAVVKENLRRLAKAAGFDPEKFHHIKTDHASGVWILGKEEPECYDGITTNERGVTLAALGADCIPLLFADPVKKACGVAHSGWKGTLLGVAMATIRAMLTEYGCNLEDILVVLGPSIGPCCFTLPKESAEAFHSLDPKCVRLFDSPNPYVDIRRATKVLLERGGILPQNIHGDSSIHKDQDFTLCTSCNPDKFFSHVRDGLNFGTQIGFISVRD, via the exons ATGGCAGAAGCCGTTCTGATTGATCTGTTTGGCCTGAGACGGGGTTCCCAGATAATCTGCCTTCAGAGGGTCCTGAGGGCCCCGGGACTGACTGGAAGCCTCGGAGACTCCGAAGCCCCCTTCCTCTGTGTGATGTGTGGCCCAGATCCCGGTGGCGAGAATGGAGATGAGCAAAATCGACTGCTCGAAACGGTGGGTGGTCTCCAACCGCTCCAAAGGAGATTTGAGATTGTGAGCGGGCCGTGCGAAGCCGCCGTCTTGTACGCGATTAAACAGAGACTTGACGCGGAGGACGTGAGCCGCGTTAAAATCATCACGCCGGTTCCCAGGAGGGCGATAATGGAGGCTTTTGTCGATCAGCTCTTCACCGATGTTTATCGGTTTGAGTTTGAAGAGTTACAAGTTAATACGGAAggaaaacctctgccccggcccatgGGAAAAAAACCTCTCTCTGCCCAAGAACTGGAAGACGTCAGGAGTGACATTGAGACCTATTTGGGCACCTTGCCAGGGCTGAAAGGAGAATTAACAATTCTCAAGTCTTACTTGATCCCAG aagATACTTTCATACATGGATTCACCACCAGGGCAGGTGGAATATCGTATATACCAACCCTCAGCTCTTTCAATCTCTTCAGTAGTTCGAAAAGGAGAGATCCCAAGGCTGTAGTGAAGGAGAACCTACGCAGATTGGCTAAAGCTGCCGGATTTGACCCAGAAAAATTTCACCATATAAAG ACTGATCACGCCAGTGGTGTGTGGAtcttggggaaggaggagcctgagTGCTATGATGGAATTACGACCAATGAGAGAGGAGTTACCCTAGCGGCCCTGGGAGCTGACTGCATACCCTTGCTCTTCGCTGATCCGGTTAAAAAGGCTTGTGGTGTGGCCCATTCTG GATGGAAAGGAACCTTGTTAGGAGTAGCCATGGCTACAATCAGGGCTATGCTGACAGAATACGGCTGCAACCTGGAGGATATTCTGGTGGTCTTGGGCCCTTCTATCGGACCCTGCTGCTTTACACTTCCCAAGGAATCGGCAGAGGCatttcacagtctcgatccaaAATGCGTACgactctttgactctcccaatcCCTATGTGGACATTCGGAGGGCCACTAA AGTTCTTCTAGAACGTGGGGGAATTCTTCCTCAAAATATTCATGGTGATTCCAGCATCCACAAGGACCAGGATTTCACTCTCTGTACGTCATGTAACCCTGACAAGTTTTTCTCCCACGTCCGCGATGGCCTTAATTTTGGGACACAGATCGGCTTCATATCAGtcagagactga